Proteins found in one Rhodoflexus caldus genomic segment:
- a CDS encoding hydroxypyruvate isomerase family protein encodes MTHRRNALKLMVAGAVALSADALANRMEKTEAVLGSRLSGQIRHSVSRWCYSDLSLDELCIAAKRFGIESVELLNIEELPLLKKHELTCGMVSAIRDGFGIPKGWNDPRNHEGLMKLYADLLIPETAKAGMTNLICFSGNRNGMSDEQGLKNCAAGLKKLIPLAEKYKVTLVMELLNSKIDHKDYMCDHTAWGVELCQMVGSENFKLLYDIYHMQIMEGDVIRTIRENHQYIAHYHTAGVPGRNEIDDTQELNYPAIMRAIVETGYKGLVGQEFIPKNQDKLVSLEKAIKICTV; translated from the coding sequence GCCAATCGCATGGAGAAAACAGAAGCTGTATTGGGAAGCCGTCTTTCAGGTCAAATCCGCCACTCGGTTTCACGCTGGTGCTACAGCGACCTCAGCTTAGACGAACTTTGCATCGCCGCCAAACGATTTGGCATTGAATCGGTTGAGTTGCTCAACATAGAAGAATTGCCGCTACTCAAGAAACATGAACTTACCTGTGGCATGGTGTCTGCCATCCGCGATGGGTTTGGCATACCCAAAGGATGGAACGACCCGCGCAACCACGAAGGACTGATGAAACTGTACGCCGACCTGCTAATTCCCGAAACGGCAAAAGCAGGCATGACCAATCTCATTTGCTTTTCGGGCAACCGCAACGGCATGAGCGATGAACAGGGATTAAAAAACTGTGCAGCCGGATTGAAAAAATTGATTCCGTTGGCAGAAAAATACAAGGTAACACTCGTAATGGAACTGCTTAATAGTAAAATTGACCACAAAGACTACATGTGCGACCACACCGCATGGGGCGTGGAACTTTGTCAAATGGTCGGTTCAGAAAATTTCAAACTGCTGTACGACATCTACCACATGCAAATTATGGAGGGAGACGTTATCCGCACCATTCGCGAAAATCACCAATATATTGCACACTATCATACGGCAGGCGTACCCGGACGCAATGAAATTGATGACACCCAAGAGCTTAACTACCCTGCCATTATGCGTGCCATAGTGGAAACGGGCTACAAAGGTTTGGTTGGTCAGGAGTTTATCCCAAAAAATCAGGATAAGTTAGTGTCGTTGGAAAAAGCTATCAAAATATGTACGGTATAG
- a CDS encoding SEL1-like repeat protein, giving the protein MKTLWIIATCWLAVFTSTSYAQLPKKGKPNMDTYKAEMSRAKKGDVAAMLTVAAAYRGDMLTDDAFKDYKSAVKWYQKALLSNPTAEQQFEIKFNLFQLYFTGGYGIQPDMSMAKLYHAEAVALNPFPIISDYMPNLYLKDFFQAYEQAQTGDTNAALRAGMMSYRYKIHYPTALQMLNRAAAEPDAAYLANRYEAELLKFRQTGNTTLDRALLFDILRRYAQQGSMLAKTELAYEALKPSQYSGQRLKPEEAAALFDGIEQQWQTDYAKEMQLKALCLLVKYQTGNDKIMTLRRLSAIKTNLPSEELRFAEPAWNELKRFEQKAATVEGLAELQQTYGLSGFKIDIGEWQAHFKGEIKSLLAFKAELEKPVVRRLIGDANANACLEQLQKKTADVLREASNPRRAIAFYEELQRNNWLQSITPSLQDAVQAKFAALGIDSANMVFFYAQGTIEDTKFNNINEGRIFIGNLLNTLPKPLAIPRNAPKAERLRIEEANRKIAAEQTRLTNFAKSKIIRDIVGESPSVEQIERAKPMLLYDPWLQPEGEKMFFHYTSDSPNWFSGDVKRGNVLYYYKVTRIGTGNRFRLEIQAVANDKSNLVFNSIVRTNLSSDGIFEVDVLGSRMTGYAWNISENDYLTCIFRQNQQTLDLQPFGYITRCLDRNHGYHYDFPRQKVNPNDFSERNAIRSAVRALILEYHSALKPI; this is encoded by the coding sequence ATGAAAACCCTTTGGATAATCGCAACATGCTGGCTGGCAGTGTTTACAAGCACTTCTTACGCACAACTGCCCAAAAAAGGCAAGCCCAATATGGATACCTACAAGGCAGAAATGAGTCGTGCCAAAAAGGGCGACGTAGCAGCCATGCTCACCGTAGCAGCGGCCTATCGCGGCGATATGCTCACCGATGATGCTTTCAAAGATTACAAAAGTGCCGTAAAATGGTATCAGAAGGCATTATTGAGTAACCCCACGGCAGAACAACAGTTTGAAATCAAGTTCAATCTGTTTCAACTGTATTTTACGGGCGGCTACGGTATTCAGCCCGATATGTCAATGGCTAAGCTATACCATGCCGAAGCAGTTGCATTAAATCCGTTTCCAATCATCAGCGACTATATGCCCAACTTGTACCTGAAAGATTTCTTTCAGGCATACGAACAGGCACAAACAGGCGACACTAACGCTGCTCTGCGTGCCGGCATGATGAGTTATCGCTACAAAATACATTACCCGACAGCACTGCAAATGCTCAATCGTGCGGCGGCCGAGCCTGATGCGGCCTATCTGGCCAACCGCTACGAAGCCGAACTTCTTAAATTTCGTCAAACAGGCAATACCACGCTTGACCGCGCCTTGCTGTTTGATATTCTGCGCCGCTATGCGCAACAGGGCAGTATGTTGGCAAAAACCGAATTGGCCTACGAAGCCCTGAAACCCTCACAATATTCGGGGCAACGCCTGAAACCCGAGGAAGCAGCAGCACTTTTTGACGGAATAGAGCAACAGTGGCAAACAGATTATGCCAAAGAAATGCAGTTAAAAGCCCTGTGCCTGCTGGTAAAATATCAGACCGGCAATGACAAAATTATGACGCTGCGCCGCTTGTCTGCCATCAAAACCAATCTGCCGAGCGAAGAACTGCGCTTTGCCGAGCCTGCTTGGAACGAGCTGAAAAGATTTGAGCAAAAAGCGGCTACGGTTGAGGGTTTGGCAGAACTTCAACAGACCTATGGTTTAAGCGGTTTTAAGATAGACATAGGCGAATGGCAAGCTCATTTTAAAGGAGAGATAAAATCATTGCTGGCCTTCAAAGCAGAGTTAGAGAAACCCGTTGTTCGTCGGTTGATAGGTGATGCCAACGCCAACGCCTGTTTGGAGCAACTGCAGAAGAAAACGGCCGACGTTTTAAGAGAAGCCTCCAATCCGCGTCGCGCCATTGCTTTCTACGAAGAACTTCAGCGCAATAATTGGCTGCAAAGCATTACGCCTTCGTTGCAGGATGCCGTTCAGGCCAAATTTGCTGCATTGGGCATAGACAGCGCCAATATGGTGTTTTTCTATGCGCAAGGCACCATTGAAGACACTAAATTTAACAACATCAACGAAGGGCGGATATTCATCGGCAACTTGCTCAACACACTGCCTAAACCATTGGCCATTCCACGCAATGCGCCCAAGGCAGAACGCTTGCGGATAGAAGAAGCGAACCGTAAAATTGCAGCCGAGCAAACCCGCCTGACCAATTTTGCCAAGTCTAAAATCATTCGGGATATAGTAGGCGAATCGCCCAGCGTTGAGCAAATAGAACGCGCCAAACCGATGCTGCTGTATGACCCTTGGCTGCAACCCGAGGGCGAAAAAATGTTTTTCCACTACACTTCGGACAGCCCCAACTGGTTTTCCGGCGATGTGAAAAGAGGGAACGTGTTGTACTACTACAAAGTAACACGCATAGGCACAGGCAATCGTTTTCGCCTTGAAATTCAGGCAGTTGCCAACGATAAATCCAACTTGGTATTTAACAGCATCGTAAGAACTAATCTTTCATCGGACGGTATTTTTGAGGTAGATGTACTGGGTTCGCGCATGACGGGCTATGCATGGAACATCAGCGAAAATGATTACTTAACCTGTATTTTCAGACAGAACCAGCAAACCTTAGATTTGCAACCATTTGGCTACATCACCCGCTGTTTAGACCGCAACCACGGATATCATTACGACTTTCCTCGCCAAAAAGTCAATCCTAATGATTTTTCGGAGCGCAACGCCATACGTTCGGCAGTTCGTGCACTTATTTTAGAGTATCACAGCGCATTAAAACCCATTTAA
- a CDS encoding cob(I)yrinic acid a,c-diamide adenosyltransferase: MRIYTKTGDKGQTSLIGGTRVSKADLRIDTYGTVDELNCYIGLVRDLNTDEARRALLKEVQDRLFTIGSNLAAEPEQQKKVIPDLKNEDIERLEKAMDEMDAELPPLRHFVLPGGHTSVSFCHVARTVCRRTERLVIALAEQAEVHPMIVPYLNRLSDYLFVLSRKMAQELGVEEVKWLPRV; this comes from the coding sequence ATGAGAATTTATACTAAAACAGGCGACAAAGGCCAAACCTCACTGATTGGAGGTACGCGCGTATCTAAGGCAGACTTGCGCATTGATACCTACGGAACAGTTGATGAACTCAACTGCTACATCGGCCTTGTGCGCGACCTGAATACGGATGAAGCACGTCGTGCACTGCTCAAAGAGGTGCAAGACAGGTTATTTACCATTGGTTCTAATCTGGCTGCCGAACCGGAGCAACAGAAAAAAGTAATCCCTGACCTGAAAAATGAGGACATTGAGCGACTGGAAAAGGCAATGGACGAAATGGATGCCGAGCTGCCGCCCTTGCGCCATTTTGTGCTGCCGGGCGGACATACCTCCGTGTCGTTTTGCCACGTGGCACGCACCGTTTGCCGCCGTACCGAGCGTCTGGTTATTGCACTTGCCGAACAGGCAGAGGTACACCCCATGATTGTCCCCTACCTGAACCGCCTTTCCGATTATCTTTTTGTGCTTTCGCGCAAAATGGCACAGGAACTGGGCGTGGAAGAAGTGAAGTGGTTGCCACGGGTGTAG
- a CDS encoding ABC transporter ATP-binding protein, whose product MAQEVIRTDQISRRYVMGSEIIHALKSISITINRGEYVAFMGPSGSGKSTLMNIIGCLDTPSGGTYILAGKDVSNMTEDELADIRNREIGFVFQTFNLLPRSTALENVALPLVYAGYSKAEREERAMQALVSVGLGDRAKHKPNELSGGQRQRVAVARALVNNPSIILADEPTGNLDTRTSYEIMELFDQLHKKGNTIIVVTHEDDIARYAHRIVRLRDGLIESDVANTEITNPTEMKMALAAKGK is encoded by the coding sequence ATGGCGCAAGAAGTCATCAGAACAGACCAAATTTCCAGACGCTACGTCATGGGCAGCGAAATCATACATGCCCTCAAATCCATATCCATCACTATCAATCGCGGAGAATACGTTGCCTTTATGGGGCCATCAGGCTCCGGAAAGTCCACTCTGATGAATATTATCGGTTGTTTGGATACGCCCAGCGGCGGCACCTACATTCTGGCGGGCAAAGACGTGAGCAATATGACAGAGGATGAACTTGCCGACATCCGCAACCGCGAAATCGGTTTTGTATTTCAGACCTTTAACCTCCTCCCCCGCTCTACCGCATTGGAAAACGTAGCTCTGCCTTTGGTTTATGCAGGGTACAGCAAAGCCGAGCGCGAAGAAAGAGCCATGCAGGCACTCGTCAGCGTGGGTCTGGGCGACCGCGCCAAACACAAACCCAACGAGCTTTCGGGCGGGCAGCGGCAACGCGTGGCCGTAGCCCGTGCATTGGTCAACAACCCCAGTATCATTCTGGCCGACGAACCGACCGGTAACTTAGATACGCGCACTTCCTACGAAATCATGGAATTGTTTGACCAACTGCATAAAAAAGGCAATACCATTATTGTTGTAACGCACGAAGACGATATTGCGCGTTACGCACACCGCATCGTGCGCCTGCGCGATGGCCTGATTGAGTCTGATGTTGCGAACACAGAAATTACCAACCCAACCGAAATGAAAATGGCATTGGCCGCGAAGGGGAAATGA
- the fbp gene encoding class 1 fructose-bisphosphatase, translated as MNADVQKYVSSIGITLDRFIAQRQSDFPYAKGELSQLLRDIGLAAKVVNKAIMNSGLIGIEGPAGEQNSSGEDQQKLDVVANVRFIRALTRGGEVCAVISEEEDEMIDTGNHNAKYVVAMDPLDGSSNIDVNMPLGSIFSVYRRKSPIGTPPTIEDVLQRGTEQVAAGYIIYGSSNMLVYTTGHGVNGFTYDFSIGEFILSHPNMRSQDDGKIFSYNEGNLYDFPQGIQDFIEHCRQNKFSARYVGALVADVHRNLLKGGIFLYPATKKAPKGKLRLMFECNALAFLVEQAGGVATDGEQRILEIVPTEMHQRCPFIVGSKAMVEKVTEMLKAHKEVLA; from the coding sequence ATGAATGCGGATGTGCAGAAGTATGTGTCTTCTATCGGGATTACGCTAGACCGTTTTATAGCGCAGCGTCAATCAGATTTTCCCTATGCGAAAGGTGAACTTTCACAGTTACTGCGCGACATTGGGCTGGCAGCCAAAGTTGTGAACAAAGCCATTATGAACTCCGGTTTGATTGGTATAGAAGGCCCGGCGGGTGAGCAAAACTCTTCAGGCGAAGACCAACAAAAACTGGACGTAGTTGCCAATGTGCGCTTTATTCGTGCCCTGACTCGCGGCGGTGAGGTTTGTGCCGTCATTTCCGAAGAAGAAGACGAAATGATTGACACAGGCAACCACAACGCCAAGTATGTTGTTGCAATGGATCCATTGGATGGTTCGTCTAATATTGACGTAAACATGCCATTAGGAAGTATTTTTTCCGTCTATCGTCGCAAAAGCCCTATCGGAACTCCTCCGACCATAGAAGATGTACTGCAAAGAGGTACGGAACAAGTAGCAGCGGGGTATATTATTTACGGTTCTTCCAACATGTTGGTATATACCACAGGGCACGGAGTGAACGGATTTACCTATGACTTTTCTATCGGTGAATTTATTTTATCGCATCCGAACATGCGCAGTCAGGATGACGGTAAAATTTTCTCTTACAACGAAGGCAATTTGTACGATTTCCCGCAAGGTATTCAGGATTTTATTGAGCATTGCCGCCAAAATAAGTTTTCGGCACGCTATGTAGGCGCACTGGTTGCCGACGTGCACCGCAACCTGCTCAAAGGAGGTATTTTCCTTTATCCTGCCACCAAAAAAGCACCCAAAGGCAAACTGCGCCTGATGTTTGAATGTAATGCACTGGCTTTTCTGGTAGAGCAAGCGGGCGGCGTTGCTACCGACGGCGAGCAACGCATTTTGGAAATAGTGCCAACCGAAATGCACCAACGTTGTCCGTTCATTGTCGGCTCAAAAGCAATGGTGGAAAAAGTAACTGAAATGCTGAAAGCGCACAAAGAAGTATTGGCCTAA
- the dnaG gene encoding DNA primase: MRISEQTIRRIKETAAIEDVVGDFVSLKRKGTNLWACCPFHNEKSPSFSVSPAKGIYKCFGCGAAGDSVKFIMDIEGLSYPEALRYLAKKYNIEIEEEYLPNEAYEEARAQRESMLIVLSFAKNFFKNQLLQSEEGQAIGLSYFKERGINSQSIATFELGYSLNDWHALEQAALKQQFSAELLEKTGLVVVKENEGKTQRYDRFRGRVMFPIHDLAGKVIAFGARTLKADDKPKYLNSPEIEGVYLKSEVLYGIFQAKQAIRQADNCYLTEGYMDVIAMHQAGIANVVASSGTSLTEGQIKLIKRFTDNVTVLYDGDAAGIKASLRGIDMLLAQGMNVRAVVFPTGEDPDSFIKKQGSAAFKNFLQEQATDFIRFKMQTLLADAADEPIKKAEAVREIVNSIAKVPDAIKREMFVKQCASLLQVSVEVLTAEVGQTLWKAAQQEQRQREREQQRSHLQQRASNEPPHPTDEHLPPLPDEPYDMPPDEVLPPPEEFIGGTAVFQKSISEIVNRHEQESIRLLLKYGQYYLEDDLKLWQYLLHEIDDIEFHTPLYRRALEMYKDAVMQGEEPDAQYFISYATPDIVEMVVNITENRYEASPNWELMHDIYVPKETDKLPLAVYENILRLKKEFIEKLESETFAEIKRAEKANDEAQVIIQLHSYSQLAKQRVAIAKELGNVVSARRAL, encoded by the coding sequence ATGCGTATTTCCGAACAGACCATACGTCGCATTAAAGAAACGGCTGCCATTGAGGATGTTGTCGGCGATTTTGTTTCGCTGAAACGCAAAGGGACGAATTTATGGGCATGTTGTCCGTTTCACAATGAAAAATCGCCGTCTTTTTCGGTATCTCCTGCCAAAGGAATTTACAAGTGCTTCGGTTGCGGTGCTGCGGGAGATTCGGTCAAGTTTATAATGGATATTGAGGGGTTGAGCTACCCCGAAGCGCTGCGTTATTTGGCAAAAAAATACAACATTGAAATTGAGGAGGAATATCTGCCAAATGAGGCCTACGAAGAAGCGCGCGCACAGCGCGAATCCATGCTCATTGTTTTGAGTTTTGCTAAAAATTTCTTCAAAAATCAACTTTTGCAATCGGAGGAAGGGCAGGCCATAGGCTTGAGCTATTTCAAAGAACGCGGCATCAATTCCCAAAGCATTGCCACCTTTGAATTGGGTTACAGCCTCAACGATTGGCACGCTTTGGAGCAGGCAGCTCTGAAACAGCAATTTAGTGCCGAATTGCTCGAGAAAACGGGGTTGGTGGTTGTTAAGGAAAATGAAGGCAAGACACAGCGTTACGACCGTTTCCGCGGGCGGGTGATGTTCCCCATTCACGATTTGGCGGGCAAAGTGATTGCTTTCGGGGCACGCACGCTCAAAGCCGATGATAAGCCGAAATACCTTAATTCCCCTGAAATTGAGGGAGTTTACCTGAAAAGTGAGGTGCTGTACGGCATCTTTCAGGCCAAACAAGCCATTCGTCAGGCAGATAACTGCTACCTGACGGAGGGCTACATGGACGTAATTGCCATGCATCAGGCGGGCATCGCCAACGTGGTGGCTTCGTCGGGTACTTCGCTTACCGAAGGGCAAATCAAGCTCATCAAACGCTTTACGGACAATGTAACCGTTCTTTACGACGGCGATGCGGCAGGTATTAAAGCATCGCTGCGTGGCATTGATATGTTGCTGGCGCAAGGAATGAATGTTCGGGCGGTGGTGTTCCCTACCGGCGAAGACCCCGACAGTTTCATTAAAAAACAGGGCAGTGCTGCATTTAAAAATTTTTTGCAAGAGCAAGCAACGGATTTTATCCGATTCAAGATGCAAACTTTGCTTGCAGATGCTGCCGATGAACCGATTAAAAAAGCAGAAGCCGTTCGCGAAATAGTCAATAGTATTGCCAAAGTGCCTGATGCTATCAAACGCGAAATGTTTGTGAAGCAATGTGCCTCGCTATTGCAAGTGAGCGTAGAGGTACTGACGGCAGAGGTGGGGCAGACTCTTTGGAAGGCCGCTCAACAAGAGCAACGCCAACGGGAGCGTGAACAACAGCGCAGCCATTTGCAGCAAAGAGCCTCCAACGAGCCACCTCATCCGACCGATGAACATTTGCCGCCACTGCCCGATGAACCGTATGATATGCCTCCCGATGAGGTATTGCCTCCGCCGGAGGAGTTTATCGGAGGAACTGCCGTTTTTCAAAAAAGTATTTCCGAAATCGTTAATCGCCACGAGCAGGAAAGCATCCGCCTATTGCTCAAATACGGTCAGTATTATTTGGAAGATGACCTCAAACTGTGGCAATATTTATTACATGAAATTGACGATATAGAGTTTCACACGCCGCTGTACCGCCGTGCTTTGGAAATGTACAAAGATGCGGTGATGCAAGGAGAAGAGCCTGATGCACAGTATTTTATCAGCTATGCCACGCCCGATATCGTGGAAATGGTGGTCAATATCACCGAAAATCGCTACGAAGCAAGCCCTAATTGGGAGTTGATGCACGATATTTACGTACCTAAGGAAACCGACAAGTTGCCGCTTGCTGTGTATGAAAATATTTTGCGTTTGAAAAAAGAATTTATAGAAAAGCTGGAATCGGAAACATTTGCGGAAATCAAACGCGCCGAAAAGGCAAATGATGAAGCCCAGGTCATCATTCAGTTGCATTCATACAGCCAATTGGCCAAACAACGGGTAGCAATTGCTAAAGAATTGGGCAATGTAGTATCGGCACGCAGAGCTTTGTAA
- a CDS encoding D-alanine--D-alanine ligase, whose product MRVAIFFGGPSREREISFAGGKTVFNNLDRTLFEPVPVFVDSLGNFILTNKQIFEYQKIRDFYPPASVIKNAKKSTRFKVYAESLGRLSDNNFIEMTNAVGQPILPQDFKKHFDFVFLAMHGAPGEDGSLQGLLEWYGIPYSAPGIFGSAAGIDKTLQNELIERITGVEKQQMTIRKATWDTENHGELFERVKAILGLPFVVKAPHGGSSIGVAIVKEDSEEAFVKAVEQCLFRLTLTKAQWTAMNQQAKENYLQKIANVEESIGFPLVFEADSMVDKGAIVYAHPQDLLEKLEDYFSYSDTNAILTSVHGESSVLIEGFINGKEFSCGVIQDEEDRPIALPPTGIEPAVETYDFQAKYVSSATRKSIPVNVPMEQLHEIHRQIKAVAEALRFGVCARIDGFVKADGTVSLHDPNTIPGMSPTSLIFKQMVEIGLNPTQTLTYLIRASLQDRAKTGKNTWRMEQMLADLDRMIDKEVGRLSEKPRVAILFGSVLNRLDESLALAQRTYSQIAAEGKYFPVPVLLTGSPTNHVLHQLPVNFLYKESIEAIKESLYAEKHPFIVECIRQAEAITTKYTGYFDQTVRHLSYEDLAHTVKRVYIAVMDMPSTDEYSVQHFLKSVGLEWFQAH is encoded by the coding sequence ATGAGAGTCGCAATATTTTTCGGGGGGCCTTCACGCGAGCGTGAAATTTCTTTTGCAGGCGGAAAAACCGTATTCAACAATTTAGACCGCACACTTTTTGAGCCCGTTCCCGTTTTTGTGGACAGTTTAGGCAATTTTATTCTGACCAATAAGCAAATATTTGAATATCAGAAAATCAGAGATTTTTACCCGCCCGCTTCGGTAATTAAGAACGCAAAAAAAAGTACAAGGTTTAAGGTTTACGCCGAGTCGTTGGGGCGGCTTTCCGACAATAATTTCATAGAAATGACCAATGCGGTAGGTCAACCTATTCTGCCGCAGGATTTTAAAAAGCATTTTGATTTTGTATTCCTTGCCATGCACGGCGCGCCCGGCGAAGACGGTAGCTTGCAAGGCTTGCTGGAATGGTACGGTATTCCTTATTCAGCCCCGGGCATTTTCGGCTCGGCTGCGGGCATAGACAAAACCCTGCAAAACGAGCTGATTGAGCGCATTACAGGTGTTGAAAAGCAGCAGATGACCATCAGAAAGGCCACATGGGATACAGAAAACCACGGCGAACTTTTTGAGCGTGTCAAAGCAATTTTAGGGCTGCCTTTTGTGGTGAAAGCACCGCACGGAGGCTCTTCCATAGGTGTGGCCATTGTGAAGGAGGACAGCGAAGAGGCTTTTGTAAAGGCAGTGGAGCAGTGCCTGTTCCGCCTGACTTTGACCAAAGCCCAATGGACGGCCATGAATCAGCAGGCAAAAGAAAACTACCTGCAAAAAATTGCCAATGTGGAAGAAAGCATTGGCTTCCCGTTGGTATTTGAGGCTGATTCTATGGTTGATAAAGGTGCTATCGTGTATGCGCATCCGCAGGATTTGCTCGAGAAATTAGAAGATTATTTTTCTTATTCCGACACCAACGCCATTTTGACCTCTGTTCACGGTGAATCCTCTGTACTGATAGAAGGATTTATCAATGGGAAAGAATTTTCATGCGGCGTTATTCAAGATGAGGAAGACCGCCCGATAGCCTTACCGCCCACAGGCATAGAGCCTGCCGTAGAAACATATGATTTTCAGGCAAAATATGTGAGCAGTGCAACCCGCAAGAGTATTCCGGTCAATGTTCCGATGGAACAACTGCACGAAATCCACCGCCAGATTAAGGCTGTTGCCGAGGCTTTGCGTTTTGGTGTATGCGCCCGCATTGACGGTTTCGTTAAAGCCGACGGCACGGTTTCGCTGCACGACCCGAATACTATTCCCGGAATGTCGCCTACTTCGTTGATTTTCAAGCAGATGGTGGAAATAGGGCTGAATCCTACCCAAACACTGACTTACCTCATTCGCGCTTCGTTGCAAGACCGCGCCAAAACAGGTAAAAACACTTGGCGAATGGAGCAGATGCTTGCCGATTTAGACCGAATGATAGACAAGGAAGTAGGGCGTTTGTCGGAAAAGCCGCGCGTGGCAATACTCTTTGGCAGTGTGCTGAATCGTTTGGATGAGTCGCTGGCACTTGCACAACGTACCTACTCGCAAATCGCCGCTGAGGGTAAATATTTCCCCGTGCCTGTTTTATTGACCGGCAGCCCGACCAATCATGTACTGCATCAATTACCTGTCAATTTCCTTTACAAGGAAAGCATAGAGGCCATCAAAGAAAGCCTTTATGCTGAAAAACATCCCTTCATTGTAGAATGTATCAGGCAGGCAGAAGCCATTACAACCAAATACACCGGCTATTTTGACCAAACGGTGCGCCATTTGTCCTACGAAGACCTCGCTCATACGGTGAAGCGCGTTTACATAGCCGTAATGGATATGCCATCAACCGATGAATACTCCGTTCAACATTTTCTTAAATCCGTCGGTCTGGAGTGGTTTCAGGCACACTGA
- a CDS encoding OsmC family protein, whose product MAHFKNTYLGDLRTESIHIKSGTRIITDAPTDNHGKGEAFSPTDLVCAALASCKMTIMGILANREQIDLSGMTCEIEKIMEANPRRIGEIKITFELPNSQLSEKHRTMLINAANTCPVALSLHPDIKRTVVYNF is encoded by the coding sequence ATGGCACATTTTAAAAATACTTATCTGGGAGACTTGCGTACAGAGTCCATCCATATCAAATCAGGTACTCGAATCATTACCGATGCACCAACGGATAACCACGGAAAAGGAGAAGCCTTCTCGCCGACCGACCTTGTTTGTGCCGCACTCGCAAGCTGCAAAATGACTATTATGGGCATTTTGGCCAACCGCGAGCAGATAGACCTCAGCGGAATGACCTGCGAAATAGAAAAAATTATGGAGGCCAATCCGCGCCGCATCGGTGAAATTAAAATCACTTTTGAACTTCCTAACAGCCAACTGAGTGAAAAACACCGCACCATGCTGATAAATGCTGCCAATACTTGCCCTGTTGCGCTCAGTCTGCATCCCGATATTAAAAGAACTGTGGTCTATAATTTTTAA